A window of the Vibrio ostreae genome harbors these coding sequences:
- a CDS encoding ferredoxin--NADP reductase gives MSSHTGYHRAQVVERVDWTDELFSLRVSHTPLDFVAGQFTKLGLETADGELISRAYSLVNAPDTQNGHEFLITTVPQGKLSPSLQALVAGDSIWVGDSAHGDLTRAFVPEQTQDLWLLATGTGIGPFLSLLQGRQLAPRRIILVHGVRFARDLAYQALIHKLLNEYQGQLSYHPVVSREPVENTLQGRIPALIDSAALQDAAGVRMSPQHSFAMLCGNPDMIKDTIKSLQNQGLERYRQATGGNIIHERYW, from the coding sequence ATGAGTTCACATACCGGATATCATCGCGCCCAGGTTGTTGAACGTGTTGACTGGACCGATGAATTGTTTTCATTGCGCGTCTCTCATACCCCACTGGATTTTGTCGCGGGTCAGTTTACTAAGCTGGGCCTGGAAACAGCTGATGGTGAGTTAATCAGCCGTGCGTATTCACTGGTTAATGCCCCGGATACACAAAACGGGCATGAATTTCTGATTACGACTGTGCCACAAGGGAAACTTTCTCCCTCGCTGCAGGCTCTGGTTGCGGGCGATAGCATCTGGGTCGGTGACAGTGCGCACGGCGATTTGACCCGGGCTTTTGTCCCGGAGCAGACTCAGGATTTGTGGTTGTTAGCGACGGGGACCGGGATCGGACCTTTTCTTTCCTTGTTGCAGGGGCGGCAACTTGCGCCGCGCAGAATCATTTTGGTACATGGGGTGCGATTTGCCCGGGATTTGGCGTATCAGGCTTTGATTCACAAGCTATTGAATGAGTATCAGGGCCAGCTTAGTTATCATCCGGTGGTCAGCCGCGAGCCGGTGGAAAATACGCTGCAAGGGCGAATCCCTGCTCTGATTGACAGCGCTGCGCTGCAAGATGCAGCCGGAGTCCGGATGTCACCACAGCACAGCTTTGCCATGTTATGCGGCAATCCGGATATGATTAAAGACACGATTAAGTCACTGCAAAACCAGGGCCTGGAACGCTATCGTCAGGCTACTGGCGGCAATATCATTCATGAACGCTACTGGTAA
- a CDS encoding acyl-CoA thioesterase, with the protein MNELLNDFPVVTEIPVAWGEMDALQHVNNVVYFRYFETARIDYFHHINLMDELARDNIGPVLSETHSRYKIPVTYPDTLLVGSRVCDIHSDRFSMEYQIVSKKLGKVTTTGTATVVMFDFNHGSKAQLPDSIVSAIRRLQGSDMAVPVQSLSENDNAER; encoded by the coding sequence ATGAACGAGCTGCTGAATGATTTCCCGGTTGTCACTGAGATCCCGGTCGCCTGGGGAGAGATGGATGCGCTGCAACACGTCAATAATGTGGTCTATTTTCGTTATTTCGAAACCGCACGTATCGATTATTTCCACCATATCAATCTGATGGATGAACTCGCCCGTGACAACATAGGTCCTGTGCTGAGCGAAACCCATAGCCGTTACAAGATTCCGGTAACCTATCCGGACACCCTGCTGGTTGGCTCCAGAGTGTGTGATATTCACTCCGACCGCTTTAGTATGGAATATCAGATTGTCAGTAAGAAACTCGGTAAAGTGACCACCACAGGCACAGCGACGGTGGTGATGTTTGATTTTAACCACGGCAGTAAAGCGCAATTGCCGGACAGTATCGTCAGTGCTATTCGCCGTCTGCAAGGCTCAGATATGGCCGTTCCGGTACAGAGCCTGAGTGAAAACGATAACGCAGAGCGATAA
- a CDS encoding LysE family translocator, protein MNTALLGMFIPTFFFVSITPGMCMTLALTLGMSIGYKRTLWMMIGELVGVAVVAVSAVVGIAAIMLNYPWLFVAFKTVGAAYLFYLGIQMWLSKGKLALSAETGATYQGSQWGLVVQGFVTAIANPKGWAFMISLLPPFIDQSASLAPQLIFLVSIIMLSEFVCMTLYATGGKGLKRALSKSQNVRLMNRIAGSLMMGVGIWLFVS, encoded by the coding sequence ATGAATACCGCCCTGCTCGGCATGTTTATTCCGACCTTTTTCTTTGTTTCTATTACTCCGGGGATGTGCATGACTTTAGCGCTGACTCTGGGAATGAGTATTGGCTACAAACGCACCCTGTGGATGATGATTGGTGAACTGGTCGGTGTGGCTGTGGTCGCAGTCTCCGCAGTGGTCGGTATTGCCGCCATCATGCTTAACTATCCGTGGCTGTTTGTGGCCTTTAAAACCGTAGGCGCAGCTTACCTGTTCTACCTTGGCATTCAGATGTGGCTATCTAAAGGCAAGCTGGCCCTCAGTGCAGAAACCGGGGCCACTTACCAAGGCAGCCAATGGGGCCTGGTGGTGCAGGGATTTGTCACCGCAATCGCCAACCCGAAAGGCTGGGCATTTATGATCTCGCTGCTGCCTCCCTTTATCGATCAGTCCGCCAGCCTGGCGCCGCAGCTGATATTTCTGGTCTCTATCATCATGCTTTCTGAGTTTGTCTGTATGACGCTGTACGCCACCGGAGGAAAAGGACTGAAACGTGCGCTGAGCAAATCCCAGAATGTACGCCTGATGAATCGAATCGCCGGCTCACTGATGATGGGCGTCGGTATCTGGCTTTTTGTCAGCTGA
- a CDS encoding recombinase family protein, with protein MTQYTYSRFSPRNPDFQRNKQALQAAFPAAIHIEDSARGRMAPLERPDFAALLASLQPGDVLIVNWLTSISRDFQLCQQVIAQLIEKRVTLQTHQPALVIQPDSESATTILALLYGYALADTRYRLQAAELSRQVLRDDPKAWQEKFRGRPADKKKHQQIAALLWEGKTLDEIAQRCQCSLSTVKRVKRKIRHFDESDSLRDRTKKPANH; from the coding sequence ATGACCCAATATACCTATTCACGCTTTTCTCCGCGAAATCCGGATTTTCAGCGTAATAAGCAAGCGTTGCAGGCTGCGTTTCCCGCAGCGATTCATATCGAAGATTCAGCGCGCGGCCGGATGGCTCCGCTGGAACGACCGGATTTCGCCGCTCTGCTGGCGTCGCTGCAGCCCGGCGATGTACTGATCGTCAACTGGCTGACGAGTATCAGCCGTGACTTTCAGTTATGTCAGCAAGTGATTGCCCAGCTAATAGAAAAGAGAGTCACGCTGCAAACCCACCAGCCTGCACTGGTCATCCAGCCTGACAGTGAAAGCGCCACAACCATCTTGGCATTGCTGTATGGTTACGCATTAGCTGATACCCGCTACAGGCTACAGGCGGCAGAATTAAGCCGGCAAGTGCTACGCGACGATCCTAAAGCATGGCAGGAAAAATTCCGCGGTCGTCCGGCGGACAAAAAAAAGCACCAGCAGATAGCTGCCTTGTTGTGGGAAGGCAAGACGCTCGATGAAATCGCACAACGCTGTCAGTGCAGTTTATCGACCGTGAAACGGGTCAAACGTAAAATCCGCCATTTTGATGAATCCGACTCACTGCGCGACCGGACTAAGAAACCCGCCAACCATTAA
- a CDS encoding beta-glucoside-specific PTS transporter subunit IIABC, which translates to MATIRDYAQLAKDILFHVGGQENIISFTRCATRLRLVLKEVPDSAADQIKSLPGVITVVISGGQFQVVIGTHVADVYESLSGLVDQSLLQNNDSKVRIFDAVIASMSAIFAPIIFVLAAAGILQGALIVTRHFAPGVSESGTFAVLNFMSWTPFVFLPVFIAMTAAKHFRCNPFIAVLCSCALINPSWGEMAAQIANGELITFLSIPLAKTVYTASVLPPIFMVWGMSYVERFAKRVIPAVVSELFTPLVCMLVMVPLTLILIGPVTSAAASGIAASYNWLFDTFPPLAAALVGGVWQMIVVFGVHWGITPVVISNFDTYGRDSFQAFQSIAVIAQMAAAFAVGFKSRNKLFKTTSFSAGITGIFGITEPALYGVTLRLKKPFLCGCIGGAIGAVVTSLFGSYYYAYAGLPGLLTIVNAISPENPMSFIGLLAGVATAIVVTTTLVYMIGFEDPQSESDPKAKAPTSESQPAVEPAAKALTLLSPANGARIALSSVNDESFAQKLLGDGIAIVPSEGLITAPCDAEVSSVIESQHAVGLTCSNGAELLIHVGLDTVNLKGQYFKTLVSVGQQVRAGDALIEFDKQPIEQAGYDLTTPFIILNSDEFSLQFLADDGQISTGQPMIQMS; encoded by the coding sequence ATGGCTACCATCCGAGATTATGCCCAGCTGGCGAAGGACATCCTGTTCCACGTCGGCGGACAAGAGAACATCATTAGTTTTACCCGTTGTGCCACCCGCCTGCGCCTGGTTTTAAAAGAGGTTCCCGATTCTGCTGCCGACCAGATTAAATCCCTGCCCGGTGTCATCACTGTCGTGATCAGTGGCGGTCAGTTTCAGGTCGTCATTGGCACGCACGTTGCCGATGTGTACGAAAGCTTATCAGGCCTGGTTGACCAGAGCCTGCTGCAAAACAATGACAGCAAGGTGCGTATTTTCGATGCGGTTATCGCATCGATGTCCGCCATCTTTGCGCCAATCATTTTCGTCCTCGCCGCAGCCGGTATTTTGCAGGGCGCACTGATCGTCACCCGCCATTTTGCACCGGGCGTCAGTGAGAGCGGTACCTTCGCGGTGCTGAACTTTATGTCCTGGACCCCGTTCGTGTTCCTTCCTGTGTTCATCGCCATGACGGCCGCCAAACATTTTCGCTGTAACCCTTTTATTGCGGTGCTGTGCAGCTGTGCGTTGATCAACCCGTCATGGGGTGAGATGGCTGCGCAAATCGCCAATGGCGAGCTCATCACCTTCCTGTCGATCCCGCTGGCTAAAACCGTCTATACCGCTTCCGTTTTGCCGCCGATTTTCATGGTGTGGGGCATGTCTTACGTGGAGCGCTTTGCCAAGCGTGTCATTCCGGCCGTGGTCAGCGAACTGTTCACGCCGCTGGTCTGTATGCTGGTGATGGTTCCTCTGACTCTGATCCTGATTGGTCCGGTTACCAGCGCTGCCGCGAGCGGTATTGCAGCAAGCTATAACTGGCTGTTTGATACCTTCCCGCCGCTGGCTGCCGCTCTGGTAGGTGGTGTCTGGCAGATGATCGTGGTGTTCGGTGTACACTGGGGTATTACCCCCGTCGTCATTTCCAACTTCGATACCTATGGCCGCGACTCCTTCCAGGCCTTTCAGTCAATTGCCGTGATTGCCCAGATGGCCGCTGCATTTGCCGTCGGCTTTAAGTCACGCAATAAACTGTTCAAAACCACCTCGTTCTCAGCAGGTATTACCGGGATTTTTGGTATTACCGAGCCCGCGCTGTACGGTGTCACGCTCCGTCTGAAAAAGCCGTTTCTGTGCGGCTGTATCGGTGGTGCTATTGGCGCTGTCGTCACCAGCCTGTTTGGCAGCTACTACTACGCTTATGCGGGTCTGCCTGGCCTGCTGACAATTGTCAACGCCATCAGTCCGGAGAACCCGATGTCCTTTATCGGTCTGCTGGCGGGTGTTGCGACTGCGATTGTCGTCACCACCACACTGGTGTACATGATTGGGTTTGAAGATCCTCAGTCTGAATCGGACCCGAAAGCAAAAGCGCCAACCAGCGAGTCACAACCTGCTGTGGAACCCGCAGCCAAAGCTCTGACCCTGCTCAGCCCGGCCAACGGAGCCCGTATTGCCCTGAGCTCAGTCAATGACGAAAGCTTTGCGCAAAAGCTGCTGGGTGATGGTATTGCCATCGTGCCAAGTGAGGGATTGATCACCGCCCCCTGTGACGCTGAAGTCTCTTCGGTTATCGAAAGCCAGCACGCGGTCGGGCTGACCTGCAGTAATGGCGCCGAGCTGCTGATCCATGTCGGCCTCGATACCGTCAATCTGAAAGGACAATACTTTAAAACTCTGGTTAGTGTCGGCCAGCAAGTGCGCGCCGGTGATGCCCTGATTGAATTCGACAAACAACCGATTGAACAAGCCGGTTACGATCTCACTACGCCGTTCATTATTCTCAACAGTGACGAGTTTTCACTGCAGTTTCTTGCTGATGACGGTCAGATTTCCACCGGTCAACCTATGATTCAAATGTCTTAA
- a CDS encoding 6-phospho-beta-glucosidase: protein MNNTFPNDFLWGGAVAAHQLEGGWDQDGKGVSVVDVLTAGAHGVQRRITDGVQPDEQYPNQVAIDFYNRYPQDIALFAEMGFKCFRTSIAWTRIFPNGDEAEPCEAGLKFYDDLFDELLKYGIEPVVTLSHFEMPYHLAKEHKGWMSRKVIDFFVKYSMTVIERYQHKVKYWMTFNEINNQKNTSADIFGWMCSGVKFSEYERPEEAMYQAVHHQFVASAMVVKQAHALNPNLQVGCMCAMVPFYPFSSKPDDVMLAEVAMRDRYFFSDVMVKGHYPSYAKRDWALKGYQIAIEEGDEAILKEGKADYMGFSYYMSNTVDSTVRNSNGESMDGSSEFSVKNPYVKASDWGWQIDPVGLRFSLASLYERYEVPLFIVENGFGAVDTIDENGEINDDYRIDYLREHIREMKKAVTIDGVDLMGYTPWGCIDLVSFTTGEMKKRYGFIYVDKHNDGSGTLERMKKKSFHWYKEVIASNGETL from the coding sequence ATGAACAACACATTTCCAAATGATTTTCTCTGGGGCGGCGCGGTCGCGGCACACCAGCTGGAAGGTGGCTGGGACCAGGATGGCAAAGGTGTCAGCGTAGTCGACGTACTGACTGCCGGAGCCCATGGCGTACAGCGTCGTATTACCGATGGCGTGCAGCCGGATGAGCAGTACCCTAACCAGGTCGCGATTGATTTTTACAACCGCTACCCGCAAGACATTGCACTGTTCGCCGAAATGGGCTTTAAGTGCTTCCGCACCAGTATCGCCTGGACGCGTATTTTCCCGAATGGTGACGAAGCTGAACCGTGTGAAGCCGGACTGAAATTCTACGACGACCTGTTTGACGAGCTGCTCAAATACGGCATCGAACCGGTCGTGACCCTGAGCCATTTCGAAATGCCATATCATCTGGCTAAAGAGCACAAAGGCTGGATGAGCCGCAAGGTGATCGATTTCTTCGTCAAGTATTCTATGACCGTGATTGAGCGCTACCAGCACAAGGTCAAATACTGGATGACCTTTAACGAGATTAATAACCAGAAGAACACCTCGGCGGATATCTTCGGCTGGATGTGCTCCGGGGTGAAATTTTCTGAATACGAACGCCCGGAAGAAGCCATGTATCAGGCGGTGCACCACCAGTTTGTTGCCAGTGCCATGGTGGTCAAGCAGGCCCATGCGCTTAACCCGAATCTGCAGGTCGGCTGTATGTGTGCCATGGTGCCTTTCTACCCGTTCTCTTCCAAACCGGACGATGTGATGCTGGCCGAAGTGGCGATGCGTGACCGTTATTTCTTCTCTGACGTCATGGTGAAAGGCCACTACCCGTCTTATGCCAAACGCGACTGGGCACTGAAAGGCTATCAGATTGCCATTGAAGAGGGCGATGAAGCCATACTCAAAGAAGGCAAAGCCGATTACATGGGTTTCAGTTACTACATGTCAAACACGGTTGATTCCACGGTGCGTAACTCAAACGGTGAGAGCATGGACGGCAGCAGCGAGTTCTCGGTGAAAAACCCGTATGTGAAAGCGAGTGACTGGGGCTGGCAAATTGATCCGGTTGGCCTGCGCTTCTCTCTCGCTTCGCTGTATGAACGTTACGAAGTGCCGCTGTTTATTGTCGAAAACGGCTTTGGCGCCGTAGACACCATCGATGAAAACGGCGAAATCAACGATGACTACCGTATCGATTATCTGCGCGAGCACATCCGCGAAATGAAAAAAGCAGTCACTATTGATGGCGTTGACCTGATGGGTTACACCCCTTGGGGCTGCATTGACCTGGTCTCCTTTACCACCGGCGAAATGAAAAAACGCTACGGCTTTATCTACGTGGATAAACACAACGATGGCAGCGGCACGCTGGAACGGATGAAGAAGAAGTCATTCCACTGGTACAAAGAGGTGATTGCTTCCAATGGGGAGACTCTCTAA
- a CDS encoding LacI family DNA-binding transcriptional regulator produces MVTMQDVARRAGVSKSTVSRVLNGKNIVRPEVTQAVFKAIEETGYRPNLLARQLATQRTHFIGFVMTNALYNGPYFSSLVYHAAAFSEQHGHQLVLADGKHSAEDERNAINFLLDMKCAGIVVYPKYLSDRELTEIIQATPTPITVLNRSLEPYSVTTDHYHSAVMMMEHILQQGHRRIAFIRGSNGSVTGEIRYQAYCDQLAQHGLTPDPQLVVQGDWTPESGYHAAQQLIARKTDFSAVLSGNDDMALGAMKALMELGYTIPQDISIAGFDNIKMGEFVTPSLTSVSVPLEQMIQKGILLALGEKESANALSLAGELKIRDSIAAR; encoded by the coding sequence ATGGTGACCATGCAGGACGTAGCCAGACGAGCTGGCGTATCGAAATCGACCGTATCACGCGTGCTGAACGGCAAAAACATCGTGCGTCCCGAAGTCACTCAGGCGGTATTTAAAGCAATAGAAGAGACAGGTTACCGCCCTAACCTGCTGGCCAGGCAGCTCGCCACGCAAAGGACTCACTTTATCGGCTTTGTCATGACCAACGCGCTGTATAACGGCCCGTATTTCTCCTCTTTGGTCTATCATGCCGCCGCTTTCAGTGAACAACATGGCCACCAGCTGGTTCTCGCCGATGGCAAACACAGCGCCGAAGATGAACGCAACGCAATTAATTTTCTGCTCGATATGAAATGCGCCGGGATTGTGGTTTATCCAAAGTACCTGAGCGACCGGGAACTGACCGAGATTATCCAAGCGACCCCCACCCCGATTACTGTGCTTAACCGCAGTCTGGAACCCTACAGCGTAACCACCGATCACTACCACAGTGCCGTCATGATGATGGAGCATATCCTGCAGCAGGGCCATCGTCGCATCGCCTTTATCCGCGGCAGCAACGGCTCAGTAACCGGAGAGATCCGCTATCAGGCCTATTGTGACCAACTGGCACAGCATGGTTTAACGCCAGATCCTCAACTCGTCGTTCAGGGTGACTGGACTCCCGAAAGCGGCTATCACGCTGCACAGCAACTTATCGCCCGCAAGACAGATTTCAGCGCCGTATTATCCGGCAACGATGATATGGCGCTGGGCGCGATGAAAGCCCTGATGGAACTTGGATACACGATTCCACAGGATATCTCGATTGCCGGGTTTGATAATATCAAGATGGGTGAATTTGTCACACCGAGCCTGACGTCCGTCAGCGTCCCGCTGGAGCAGATGATTCAAAAAGGAATTTTACTCGCTTTGGGTGAAAAAGAATCCGCCAACGCGCTTAGCCTGGCCGGAGAACTCAAGATCCGCGACTCAATTGCCGCACGCTAA
- a CDS encoding tyrosine-type recombinase/integrase: MLTVKEIKGLQPKKSPYYVWDKTGERGKGRLGVQVMPSGSINFKFRYFKGPNNAQFIPLGKFPGMTLSQARDLCKEYSDLLSQGIDPKTERKKQAEEKAKEEREQKELGTFEQLINFHTQHKKDKGNRSYQDEYQKIVANVFPYVDINKKAKDFEAEDFLDALAIPIDQGYDSKSNKIRSILHAAFNFALEYDNDPKYRNRGAKFGIKSNPISNIPTQSEKVGNHYLSWKEVIHLLYDMEHRYDDLNLAYQTRQVLRLCFYLGGQRPHEVVTIKWANINFAQRTVLITEAFQKTKKNHMVPLTESAIKILEEIREQTSSTNSPFVFYKKTNTDEHMPTNTIAQALITYKKVTKVRSFVARDFRRTVKTLGGEIKISKEYRDRIQGHAINDVSGRHYDMYEYIDEKRSGLEKWEEALNSRLEDYKLIYFEKELPWKKENLTS, encoded by the coding sequence ATGTTAACTGTAAAAGAGATAAAGGGATTACAGCCGAAGAAAAGTCCATATTACGTGTGGGACAAAACAGGAGAACGAGGAAAAGGTCGGCTCGGAGTTCAAGTCATGCCCTCAGGTTCAATCAACTTCAAATTCCGCTACTTCAAAGGCCCTAATAATGCTCAGTTTATACCTCTCGGGAAATTTCCAGGTATGACCCTTTCCCAAGCTCGTGACCTTTGCAAAGAATATAGTGACCTATTATCTCAAGGAATCGATCCAAAAACCGAACGAAAGAAACAAGCCGAAGAAAAAGCCAAGGAAGAGCGTGAACAAAAAGAATTAGGAACGTTTGAGCAACTCATCAATTTTCATACGCAGCACAAAAAAGATAAAGGTAACCGCTCATATCAAGACGAATATCAAAAAATCGTTGCCAACGTATTCCCTTATGTCGACATAAATAAAAAAGCTAAGGACTTTGAAGCCGAAGATTTTCTCGACGCTTTAGCAATCCCTATAGACCAAGGTTACGATTCGAAAAGCAACAAAATCCGTTCAATTCTTCATGCTGCTTTTAACTTTGCTTTGGAGTATGACAATGACCCCAAATATCGCAATCGAGGCGCAAAATTCGGAATAAAAAGCAACCCTATATCTAATATCCCAACACAATCCGAAAAAGTCGGAAACCATTACCTGTCATGGAAAGAAGTAATTCACCTTCTTTATGACATGGAACATCGGTATGACGATTTAAACCTCGCATATCAAACTAGGCAGGTATTAAGGCTTTGTTTCTATCTCGGAGGACAGCGCCCACACGAAGTAGTAACGATTAAGTGGGCGAATATCAATTTTGCTCAAAGAACAGTTCTAATCACTGAAGCTTTCCAAAAAACTAAGAAGAACCACATGGTTCCACTCACTGAATCTGCGATCAAAATACTAGAAGAAATTAGAGAACAAACAAGCAGTACTAATAGCCCATTTGTTTTCTATAAGAAAACAAATACTGATGAACATATGCCAACTAACACAATTGCTCAAGCGCTAATTACGTACAAAAAAGTGACAAAAGTGAGGTCGTTTGTCGCTAGAGACTTTCGTAGAACGGTAAAGACTTTAGGTGGCGAAATCAAAATCTCAAAAGAGTATCGTGACCGTATACAGGGACATGCCATTAATGATGTGTCAGGCAGACACTACGACATGTACGAATACATCGATGAAAAGCGTTCAGGGCTAGAGAAATGGGAAGAGGCGCTCAATTCACGCCTTGAGGATTATAAGCTCATATACTTTGAGAAAGAGCTTCCTTGGAAGAAGGAGAACCTAACCTCCTAA
- a CDS encoding type II toxin-antitoxin system HipA family toxin has translation MVNRLHAYMNGVKVGVLEKRTNGAHVFTYDSDWVSAPNGRPISLSMPLRKGMYTGSEVINFFDNLLPDNQQIRDRIAARYKADTKQPFDLLAKVGRDAVGAITLVPEGFDVDDHRVITAKALSEKELVRILKGYMEDAPLGMLKEEDDFRISIAGAQEKTALLFHDGRWMLPQGMTPTTHIIKLPIGEIVSQNNVIDLSASVDNELICMRLAKAFGIQTANCDIIRAGDVRALSVERFDRKLSSDNSYYLRLPHEDFCQAKGIPSARKYEIDGGIGIEESIDILRYSYEINDTVTFARSQILFWLLAAIDGHGKNFSVSIAASGRYQLAPLYDIISAHPLAGGRGLSERKIKMAMSLRGTSGRKWKWHQLQPRHFEDTFHTMNVPNIRREKVRLLLDEFESTARAVIDSVGNSLPTDINESVRDKIFNGVLKTVKKIQLTKK, from the coding sequence ATGGTGAATCGACTTCATGCTTACATGAATGGCGTAAAGGTTGGGGTACTTGAAAAGCGCACAAACGGCGCACATGTTTTCACTTACGATTCGGATTGGGTTTCAGCACCAAATGGTCGTCCTATCTCGCTTTCTATGCCTCTCAGGAAGGGTATGTATACTGGCAGTGAGGTTATTAACTTCTTTGATAACTTGCTGCCAGATAATCAGCAGATACGAGATAGAATAGCTGCTCGCTATAAAGCAGATACTAAACAGCCATTCGACCTATTAGCTAAGGTTGGTCGAGATGCTGTTGGTGCTATCACGCTAGTTCCAGAAGGCTTTGATGTAGATGATCATCGAGTTATAACCGCAAAGGCGTTATCCGAAAAGGAATTGGTTAGAATCCTAAAGGGATATATGGAGGACGCTCCTTTGGGGATGCTGAAAGAGGAAGATGATTTTAGGATCTCGATAGCGGGAGCGCAGGAAAAGACAGCCTTACTGTTTCACGATGGAAGATGGATGCTACCACAGGGAATGACTCCAACTACGCATATTATCAAGCTGCCAATAGGTGAAATTGTTTCTCAGAACAATGTTATTGATTTGTCTGCTAGTGTAGATAATGAGTTGATTTGTATGAGGCTAGCAAAGGCGTTCGGCATTCAAACGGCAAACTGTGACATTATTCGTGCTGGTGATGTTCGTGCCTTGTCTGTTGAGCGATTTGACCGAAAATTATCTTCTGATAACAGCTATTACTTGCGCTTGCCCCATGAGGATTTTTGCCAGGCAAAAGGGATTCCCTCAGCTAGAAAATATGAAATTGACGGTGGTATCGGCATAGAAGAATCTATTGATATTTTGCGATACTCATACGAAATCAACGATACCGTTACTTTTGCACGTTCTCAGATATTGTTTTGGCTACTAGCTGCCATTGACGGGCATGGAAAGAATTTCTCTGTAAGTATAGCCGCATCTGGTCGATATCAGCTTGCACCACTGTATGACATTATTTCGGCACATCCACTGGCAGGTGGGCGTGGTTTGAGTGAGCGTAAGATCAAGATGGCAATGAGCTTACGTGGTACTAGTGGTCGAAAATGGAAGTGGCACCAACTTCAACCGCGCCATTTTGAAGATACCTTTCACACTATGAACGTCCCGAACATTAGGCGAGAAAAGGTTCGCTTATTGCTTGATGAGTTCGAATCGACGGCAAGGGCGGTGATTGATTCTGTCGGAAACTCGCTACCAACTGATATCAATGAAAGCGTAAGAGATAAGATATTTAACGGTGTCTTAAAGACCGTCAAGAAGATTCAATTGACAAAAAAATAA
- a CDS encoding helix-turn-helix domain-containing protein, whose protein sequence is MLVNTPTALGNALREARKDNGLKQTDLGLRQATVSNFESNPEKSTIETLFKLLSINGLEMHIVPKGKHITETKGAVDEW, encoded by the coding sequence ATGCTAGTTAACACACCGACAGCCCTCGGCAATGCGTTACGCGAAGCCCGAAAGGACAACGGCCTAAAGCAAACAGATCTTGGTCTGCGGCAAGCAACGGTATCAAATTTTGAAAGCAACCCTGAAAAATCCACGATAGAAACATTATTCAAGCTCCTGTCTATCAATGGGCTAGAAATGCATATTGTGCCTAAAGGCAAGCACATTACTGAAACTAAAGGGGCTGTTGACGAATGGTGA